The following are encoded together in the Labrus mixtus chromosome 2, fLabMix1.1, whole genome shotgun sequence genome:
- the rbm47 gene encoding RNA-binding protein 47 isoform X3, whose amino-acid sequence MTAEDPASSSTMSNNSAPSKLSKPSGAPHNSLHGQISIPDGVAGSHNEAALVALMERTGYGMVQENGQRKYGPPPGWNAQSPPRGCEIFVGKIPRDVYEDELVPVFESVGRIYEMRLMMDFDGKNRGYAFVMYTEKHEAKRAVRELNNYEVRPGRLLGVCSSVDNCRLFIGGIPKTKKREEILEEVSKVTEGVLDVIVYASAADKLKNRGFAFVEYESHRAAAMARRKLMPGRIQLWGHQIAVDWAEPEIDVDEDVMETVKILYVRNLMMETSEETIRQVFSQWNPGCVERVKKIRDYAFVHFTSRDDAVVAMDHLNATEVEGSCIEVTLAKPVDKEQYSRQKASKGASATPEPTQQNYVYQCDPYTLAYYGYPYNTLIGPNREYFVKAGTVRGRGRAAAGNRTPGPRGSYLGGYSAGRGIYSRYHEGKARQPEKPYELMPSLELAASVNPVGIKPGTMALQTLGGQYPVFSAAPAAKLMEEGKVHTVEHLINPLALQHAEHTNANAAATVLPSVSTPPPFQGRPITPVYAMAHNVQRIPTAGGLYGAGYVPIANYAANTAALAALQKNAAVAAAAYGGYTGYAVPQAFPATAFQLPIHDVYQTY is encoded by the exons ATGACAGCCGAAGATCCTGCTTCTTCCTCAACCATGAGCAATAACTCCGCCCCCTCCAAACTGTCCAAACCCTCTGGTGCACCCCACAACTCTCTTCACGGACAGATTAGCATCCCTGACGGGGTTGCAGGTTCTCATAATGAGGCTGCACTGGTGGCCCTGATGGAGCGCACCGGCTACGGTATGGTCCAGGAAAATGGTCAGCGTAAATATGGCCCTCCACCCGGATGGAACGCTCAATCTCCACCACGaggatgtgaaatctttgtggGCAAGATCCCACGGGACGTTTATGAGGATGAGCTGGTCCCGGTGTTTGAGTCCGTAGGGCGCATCTATGAGATGCGGCTCATGATGGACTTCGATGGGAAGAACCGAGGGTACGCGTTTGTTAtgtacacagaaaaacatgaggCCAAGAGGGCTGTACGTGAGCTCAACAACTATGAAGTGCGGCCCGGGCGGCTCCTGGGAGTCTGCTCATCTGTAGATAACTGCCGTCTTTTCATTGGTGGCATTCCCAAGACCAAAAAACGTGAGGAGATCCTTGAAGAAGTCTCCAAGGTTACAGAAGGGGTTCTAGACGTGATAGTTTATGCCAGTGCAGCAGACAAGCTGAAGAACCGAGGCTTTGCCTTTGTAGAGTACGAGTCGCACCGGGCAGCTGCCATGGCTCGCAGGAAGTTGATGCCTGGACGCATTCAGCTTTGGGGACACCAGATAGCAGTAGACTGGGCTGAGCCAGAGATCGATGTGGACGAAGACGTCATGGAGACAGTAAAGATCCTTTACGTAAGGAATCTTATGATGGAGACCAGTGAGGAGACGATCAGACAG GTGTTCAGCCAGTGGAATCCTGGATGTGTTGAACGTGTGAAGAAGATCCGCGACTACGCCTTTGTCCATTTTACCTCCCGGGACGATGCGGTCGTGGCCATGGATCATCTCAATGCCACAGAGGTGGAAGGATCCTGTATCGAGGTGACACTCGCCAAGCCAGTTGACAAAGAGCAGTACTCCCGCCAGAAGGCCTCCAAGGGGGCCTCTGCCACTCCAGAACCTACTCAGCAGAACTACGTTTACCAGTGTGATCCCTACACATTGGCCTACTATGGTTATCCTTACAACACCCTCATTGGACCCAACAGGGAATACTTCGTCAAAG CAGGTACTGTGCGAGGTCGTGGTCGTGCCGCTGCAGGTAACCGTACCCCTGGACCACGGGGGTCTTACCTGGGGGGTTATTCTGCTGGTCGTGGCATCTACAGCCGCTACCATGAGGGCAAGGCCAGGCAGCCTGAAAAGCCCTATGAGTTGATGCCCAGTCTGGAGCTTGCTGCCTCCGTCAACCCTGTTGGCATCAAACCTGGCACAA tgGCGTTGCAGACTCTGGGTGGGCAGTACCCGGTGTTCAGCGCGGCTCCTGCAGCCAagctgatggaggaggggaaggTGCACACTGTGGAGCACCTTATCAACCCTCTGGCCTTACAACACGCTGAACACACCAATGCTAATGCTGCTGCCACCGTCCTGCCTTCAGTCTCCACCCCTCCACCCTTTCAG GGCCGTCCAATCACTCCCGTCTACGCCATGGCGCACAATGTCCAGCGTATCCCCACGGCCGGCGGCCTTTATGGAGCCGGATACGTCCCCATCGCAAACTATGCCGCCAACACAGCGGCTCTGGCTGCTCTGCAGAAGAATGCAGCGGTGGCGGCTGCAGCGTACGGAGGCTACACGGGCTATGCGGTGCCACAGGCCTTCCCTGCCACGGCCTTCCAGCTGCCCATCCACGATGTCTACCAGACGTATTGA
- the rbm47 gene encoding RNA-binding protein 47 isoform X2 has translation MTAEDPASSSTMSNNSAPSKLSKPSGAPHNSLHGQISIPDGVAGSHNEAALVALMERTGYGMVQENGQRKYGPPPGWNAQSPPRGCEIFVGKIPRDVYEDELVPVFESVGRIYEMRLMMDFDGKNRGYAFVMYTEKHEAKRAVRELNNYEVRPGRLLGVCSSVDNCRLFIGGIPKTKKREEILEEVSKVTEGVLDVIVYASAADKLKNRGFAFVEYESHRAAAMARRKLMPGRIQLWGHQIAVDWAEPEIDVDEDVMETVKILYVRNLMMETSEETIRQVFSQWNPGCVERVKKIRDYAFVHFTSRDDAVVAMDHLNATEVEGSCIEVTLAKPVDKEQYSRQKASKGASATPEPTQQNYVYQCDPYTLAYYGYPYNTLIGPNREYFVKGPPMIQNNGTVRGRGRAAAGNRTPGPRGSYLGGYSAGRGIYSRYHEGKARQPEKPYELMPSLELAASVNPVGIKPGTMALQTLGGQYPVFSAAPAAKLMEEGKVHTVEHLINPLALQHAEHTNANAAATVLPSVSTPPPFQGRPITPVYAMAHNVQRIPTAGGLYGAGYVPIANYAANTAALAALQKNAAVAAAAYGGYTGYAVPQAFPATAFQLPIHDVYQTY, from the exons ATGACAGCCGAAGATCCTGCTTCTTCCTCAACCATGAGCAATAACTCCGCCCCCTCCAAACTGTCCAAACCCTCTGGTGCACCCCACAACTCTCTTCACGGACAGATTAGCATCCCTGACGGGGTTGCAGGTTCTCATAATGAGGCTGCACTGGTGGCCCTGATGGAGCGCACCGGCTACGGTATGGTCCAGGAAAATGGTCAGCGTAAATATGGCCCTCCACCCGGATGGAACGCTCAATCTCCACCACGaggatgtgaaatctttgtggGCAAGATCCCACGGGACGTTTATGAGGATGAGCTGGTCCCGGTGTTTGAGTCCGTAGGGCGCATCTATGAGATGCGGCTCATGATGGACTTCGATGGGAAGAACCGAGGGTACGCGTTTGTTAtgtacacagaaaaacatgaggCCAAGAGGGCTGTACGTGAGCTCAACAACTATGAAGTGCGGCCCGGGCGGCTCCTGGGAGTCTGCTCATCTGTAGATAACTGCCGTCTTTTCATTGGTGGCATTCCCAAGACCAAAAAACGTGAGGAGATCCTTGAAGAAGTCTCCAAGGTTACAGAAGGGGTTCTAGACGTGATAGTTTATGCCAGTGCAGCAGACAAGCTGAAGAACCGAGGCTTTGCCTTTGTAGAGTACGAGTCGCACCGGGCAGCTGCCATGGCTCGCAGGAAGTTGATGCCTGGACGCATTCAGCTTTGGGGACACCAGATAGCAGTAGACTGGGCTGAGCCAGAGATCGATGTGGACGAAGACGTCATGGAGACAGTAAAGATCCTTTACGTAAGGAATCTTATGATGGAGACCAGTGAGGAGACGATCAGACAG GTGTTCAGCCAGTGGAATCCTGGATGTGTTGAACGTGTGAAGAAGATCCGCGACTACGCCTTTGTCCATTTTACCTCCCGGGACGATGCGGTCGTGGCCATGGATCATCTCAATGCCACAGAGGTGGAAGGATCCTGTATCGAGGTGACACTCGCCAAGCCAGTTGACAAAGAGCAGTACTCCCGCCAGAAGGCCTCCAAGGGGGCCTCTGCCACTCCAGAACCTACTCAGCAGAACTACGTTTACCAGTGTGATCCCTACACATTGGCCTACTATGGTTATCCTTACAACACCCTCATTGGACCCAACAGGGAATACTTCGTCAAAG GACCCCCAATGATACAGAACAATG GTACTGTGCGAGGTCGTGGTCGTGCCGCTGCAGGTAACCGTACCCCTGGACCACGGGGGTCTTACCTGGGGGGTTATTCTGCTGGTCGTGGCATCTACAGCCGCTACCATGAGGGCAAGGCCAGGCAGCCTGAAAAGCCCTATGAGTTGATGCCCAGTCTGGAGCTTGCTGCCTCCGTCAACCCTGTTGGCATCAAACCTGGCACAA tgGCGTTGCAGACTCTGGGTGGGCAGTACCCGGTGTTCAGCGCGGCTCCTGCAGCCAagctgatggaggaggggaaggTGCACACTGTGGAGCACCTTATCAACCCTCTGGCCTTACAACACGCTGAACACACCAATGCTAATGCTGCTGCCACCGTCCTGCCTTCAGTCTCCACCCCTCCACCCTTTCAG GGCCGTCCAATCACTCCCGTCTACGCCATGGCGCACAATGTCCAGCGTATCCCCACGGCCGGCGGCCTTTATGGAGCCGGATACGTCCCCATCGCAAACTATGCCGCCAACACAGCGGCTCTGGCTGCTCTGCAGAAGAATGCAGCGGTGGCGGCTGCAGCGTACGGAGGCTACACGGGCTATGCGGTGCCACAGGCCTTCCCTGCCACGGCCTTCCAGCTGCCCATCCACGATGTCTACCAGACGTATTGA
- the rbm47 gene encoding RNA-binding protein 47 isoform X4 codes for MTAEDPASSSTMSNNSAPSKLSKPSGAPHNSLHGQISIPDGVAGSHNEAALVALMERTGYGMVQENGQRKYGPPPGWNAQSPPRGCEIFVGKIPRDVYEDELVPVFESVGRIYEMRLMMDFDGKNRGYAFVMYTEKHEAKRAVRELNNYEVRPGRLLGVCSSVDNCRLFIGGIPKTKKREEILEEVSKVTEGVLDVIVYASAADKLKNRGFAFVEYESHRAAAMARRKLMPGRIQLWGHQIAVDWAEPEIDVDEDVMETVKILYVRNLMMETSEETIRQVFSQWNPGCVERVKKIRDYAFVHFTSRDDAVVAMDHLNATEVEGSCIEVTLAKPVDKEQYSRQKASKGASATPEPTQQNYVYQCDPYTLAYYGYPYNTLIGPNREYFVKGTVRGRGRAAAGNRTPGPRGSYLGGYSAGRGIYSRYHEGKARQPEKPYELMPSLELAASVNPVGIKPGTMALQTLGGQYPVFSAAPAAKLMEEGKVHTVEHLINPLALQHAEHTNANAAATVLPSVSTPPPFQGRPITPVYAMAHNVQRIPTAGGLYGAGYVPIANYAANTAALAALQKNAAVAAAAYGGYTGYAVPQAFPATAFQLPIHDVYQTY; via the exons ATGACAGCCGAAGATCCTGCTTCTTCCTCAACCATGAGCAATAACTCCGCCCCCTCCAAACTGTCCAAACCCTCTGGTGCACCCCACAACTCTCTTCACGGACAGATTAGCATCCCTGACGGGGTTGCAGGTTCTCATAATGAGGCTGCACTGGTGGCCCTGATGGAGCGCACCGGCTACGGTATGGTCCAGGAAAATGGTCAGCGTAAATATGGCCCTCCACCCGGATGGAACGCTCAATCTCCACCACGaggatgtgaaatctttgtggGCAAGATCCCACGGGACGTTTATGAGGATGAGCTGGTCCCGGTGTTTGAGTCCGTAGGGCGCATCTATGAGATGCGGCTCATGATGGACTTCGATGGGAAGAACCGAGGGTACGCGTTTGTTAtgtacacagaaaaacatgaggCCAAGAGGGCTGTACGTGAGCTCAACAACTATGAAGTGCGGCCCGGGCGGCTCCTGGGAGTCTGCTCATCTGTAGATAACTGCCGTCTTTTCATTGGTGGCATTCCCAAGACCAAAAAACGTGAGGAGATCCTTGAAGAAGTCTCCAAGGTTACAGAAGGGGTTCTAGACGTGATAGTTTATGCCAGTGCAGCAGACAAGCTGAAGAACCGAGGCTTTGCCTTTGTAGAGTACGAGTCGCACCGGGCAGCTGCCATGGCTCGCAGGAAGTTGATGCCTGGACGCATTCAGCTTTGGGGACACCAGATAGCAGTAGACTGGGCTGAGCCAGAGATCGATGTGGACGAAGACGTCATGGAGACAGTAAAGATCCTTTACGTAAGGAATCTTATGATGGAGACCAGTGAGGAGACGATCAGACAG GTGTTCAGCCAGTGGAATCCTGGATGTGTTGAACGTGTGAAGAAGATCCGCGACTACGCCTTTGTCCATTTTACCTCCCGGGACGATGCGGTCGTGGCCATGGATCATCTCAATGCCACAGAGGTGGAAGGATCCTGTATCGAGGTGACACTCGCCAAGCCAGTTGACAAAGAGCAGTACTCCCGCCAGAAGGCCTCCAAGGGGGCCTCTGCCACTCCAGAACCTACTCAGCAGAACTACGTTTACCAGTGTGATCCCTACACATTGGCCTACTATGGTTATCCTTACAACACCCTCATTGGACCCAACAGGGAATACTTCGTCAAAG GTACTGTGCGAGGTCGTGGTCGTGCCGCTGCAGGTAACCGTACCCCTGGACCACGGGGGTCTTACCTGGGGGGTTATTCTGCTGGTCGTGGCATCTACAGCCGCTACCATGAGGGCAAGGCCAGGCAGCCTGAAAAGCCCTATGAGTTGATGCCCAGTCTGGAGCTTGCTGCCTCCGTCAACCCTGTTGGCATCAAACCTGGCACAA tgGCGTTGCAGACTCTGGGTGGGCAGTACCCGGTGTTCAGCGCGGCTCCTGCAGCCAagctgatggaggaggggaaggTGCACACTGTGGAGCACCTTATCAACCCTCTGGCCTTACAACACGCTGAACACACCAATGCTAATGCTGCTGCCACCGTCCTGCCTTCAGTCTCCACCCCTCCACCCTTTCAG GGCCGTCCAATCACTCCCGTCTACGCCATGGCGCACAATGTCCAGCGTATCCCCACGGCCGGCGGCCTTTATGGAGCCGGATACGTCCCCATCGCAAACTATGCCGCCAACACAGCGGCTCTGGCTGCTCTGCAGAAGAATGCAGCGGTGGCGGCTGCAGCGTACGGAGGCTACACGGGCTATGCGGTGCCACAGGCCTTCCCTGCCACGGCCTTCCAGCTGCCCATCCACGATGTCTACCAGACGTATTGA
- the rbm47 gene encoding RNA-binding protein 47 isoform X6, producing the protein MTAEDPASSSTMSNNSAPSKLSKPSGAPHNSLHGQISIPDGVAGSHNEAALVALMERTGYGMVQENGQRKYGPPPGWNAQSPPRGCEIFVGKIPRDVYEDELVPVFESVGRIYEMRLMMDFDGKNRGYAFVMYTEKHEAKRAVRELNNYEVRPGRLLGVCSSVDNCRLFIGGIPKTKKREEILEEVSKVTEGVLDVIVYASAADKLKNRGFAFVEYESHRAAAMARRKLMPGRIQLWGHQIAVDWAEPEIDVDEDVMETVKILYVRNLMMETSEETIRQVFSQWNPGCVERVKKIRDYAFVHFTSRDDAVVAMDHLNATEVEGSCIEVTLAKPVDKEQYSRQKASKGASATPEPTQQNYVYQCDPYTLAYYGYPYNTLIGPNREYFVKVALQTLGGQYPVFSAAPAAKLMEEGKVHTVEHLINPLALQHAEHTNANAAATVLPSVSTPPPFQGRPITPVYAMAHNVQRIPTAGGLYGAGYVPIANYAANTAALAALQKNAAVAAAAYGGYTGYAVPQAFPATAFQLPIHDVYQTY; encoded by the exons ATGACAGCCGAAGATCCTGCTTCTTCCTCAACCATGAGCAATAACTCCGCCCCCTCCAAACTGTCCAAACCCTCTGGTGCACCCCACAACTCTCTTCACGGACAGATTAGCATCCCTGACGGGGTTGCAGGTTCTCATAATGAGGCTGCACTGGTGGCCCTGATGGAGCGCACCGGCTACGGTATGGTCCAGGAAAATGGTCAGCGTAAATATGGCCCTCCACCCGGATGGAACGCTCAATCTCCACCACGaggatgtgaaatctttgtggGCAAGATCCCACGGGACGTTTATGAGGATGAGCTGGTCCCGGTGTTTGAGTCCGTAGGGCGCATCTATGAGATGCGGCTCATGATGGACTTCGATGGGAAGAACCGAGGGTACGCGTTTGTTAtgtacacagaaaaacatgaggCCAAGAGGGCTGTACGTGAGCTCAACAACTATGAAGTGCGGCCCGGGCGGCTCCTGGGAGTCTGCTCATCTGTAGATAACTGCCGTCTTTTCATTGGTGGCATTCCCAAGACCAAAAAACGTGAGGAGATCCTTGAAGAAGTCTCCAAGGTTACAGAAGGGGTTCTAGACGTGATAGTTTATGCCAGTGCAGCAGACAAGCTGAAGAACCGAGGCTTTGCCTTTGTAGAGTACGAGTCGCACCGGGCAGCTGCCATGGCTCGCAGGAAGTTGATGCCTGGACGCATTCAGCTTTGGGGACACCAGATAGCAGTAGACTGGGCTGAGCCAGAGATCGATGTGGACGAAGACGTCATGGAGACAGTAAAGATCCTTTACGTAAGGAATCTTATGATGGAGACCAGTGAGGAGACGATCAGACAG GTGTTCAGCCAGTGGAATCCTGGATGTGTTGAACGTGTGAAGAAGATCCGCGACTACGCCTTTGTCCATTTTACCTCCCGGGACGATGCGGTCGTGGCCATGGATCATCTCAATGCCACAGAGGTGGAAGGATCCTGTATCGAGGTGACACTCGCCAAGCCAGTTGACAAAGAGCAGTACTCCCGCCAGAAGGCCTCCAAGGGGGCCTCTGCCACTCCAGAACCTACTCAGCAGAACTACGTTTACCAGTGTGATCCCTACACATTGGCCTACTATGGTTATCCTTACAACACCCTCATTGGACCCAACAGGGAATACTTCGTCAAAG tgGCGTTGCAGACTCTGGGTGGGCAGTACCCGGTGTTCAGCGCGGCTCCTGCAGCCAagctgatggaggaggggaaggTGCACACTGTGGAGCACCTTATCAACCCTCTGGCCTTACAACACGCTGAACACACCAATGCTAATGCTGCTGCCACCGTCCTGCCTTCAGTCTCCACCCCTCCACCCTTTCAG GGCCGTCCAATCACTCCCGTCTACGCCATGGCGCACAATGTCCAGCGTATCCCCACGGCCGGCGGCCTTTATGGAGCCGGATACGTCCCCATCGCAAACTATGCCGCCAACACAGCGGCTCTGGCTGCTCTGCAGAAGAATGCAGCGGTGGCGGCTGCAGCGTACGGAGGCTACACGGGCTATGCGGTGCCACAGGCCTTCCCTGCCACGGCCTTCCAGCTGCCCATCCACGATGTCTACCAGACGTATTGA
- the rbm47 gene encoding RNA-binding protein 47 isoform X5, with product MTAEDPASSSTMSNNSAPSKLSKPSGAPHNSLHGQISIPDGVAGSHNEAALVALMERTGYGMVQENGQRKYGPPPGWNAQSPPRGCEIFVGKIPRDVYEDELVPVFESVGRIYEMRLMMDFDGKNRGYAFVMYTEKHEAKRAVRELNNYEVRPGRLLGVCSSVDNCRLFIGGIPKTKKREEILEEVSKVTEGVLDVIVYASAADKLKNRGFAFVEYESHRAAAMARRKLMPGRIQLWGHQIAVDWAEPEIDVDEDVMETVKILYVRNLMMETSEETIRQVFSQWNPGCVERVKKIRDYAFVHFTSRDDAVVAMDHLNATEVEGSCIEVTLAKPVDKEQYSRQKASKGASATPEPTQQNYVYQCDPYTLAYYGYPYNTLIGPNREYFVKGPPMIQNNVALQTLGGQYPVFSAAPAAKLMEEGKVHTVEHLINPLALQHAEHTNANAAATVLPSVSTPPPFQGRPITPVYAMAHNVQRIPTAGGLYGAGYVPIANYAANTAALAALQKNAAVAAAAYGGYTGYAVPQAFPATAFQLPIHDVYQTY from the exons ATGACAGCCGAAGATCCTGCTTCTTCCTCAACCATGAGCAATAACTCCGCCCCCTCCAAACTGTCCAAACCCTCTGGTGCACCCCACAACTCTCTTCACGGACAGATTAGCATCCCTGACGGGGTTGCAGGTTCTCATAATGAGGCTGCACTGGTGGCCCTGATGGAGCGCACCGGCTACGGTATGGTCCAGGAAAATGGTCAGCGTAAATATGGCCCTCCACCCGGATGGAACGCTCAATCTCCACCACGaggatgtgaaatctttgtggGCAAGATCCCACGGGACGTTTATGAGGATGAGCTGGTCCCGGTGTTTGAGTCCGTAGGGCGCATCTATGAGATGCGGCTCATGATGGACTTCGATGGGAAGAACCGAGGGTACGCGTTTGTTAtgtacacagaaaaacatgaggCCAAGAGGGCTGTACGTGAGCTCAACAACTATGAAGTGCGGCCCGGGCGGCTCCTGGGAGTCTGCTCATCTGTAGATAACTGCCGTCTTTTCATTGGTGGCATTCCCAAGACCAAAAAACGTGAGGAGATCCTTGAAGAAGTCTCCAAGGTTACAGAAGGGGTTCTAGACGTGATAGTTTATGCCAGTGCAGCAGACAAGCTGAAGAACCGAGGCTTTGCCTTTGTAGAGTACGAGTCGCACCGGGCAGCTGCCATGGCTCGCAGGAAGTTGATGCCTGGACGCATTCAGCTTTGGGGACACCAGATAGCAGTAGACTGGGCTGAGCCAGAGATCGATGTGGACGAAGACGTCATGGAGACAGTAAAGATCCTTTACGTAAGGAATCTTATGATGGAGACCAGTGAGGAGACGATCAGACAG GTGTTCAGCCAGTGGAATCCTGGATGTGTTGAACGTGTGAAGAAGATCCGCGACTACGCCTTTGTCCATTTTACCTCCCGGGACGATGCGGTCGTGGCCATGGATCATCTCAATGCCACAGAGGTGGAAGGATCCTGTATCGAGGTGACACTCGCCAAGCCAGTTGACAAAGAGCAGTACTCCCGCCAGAAGGCCTCCAAGGGGGCCTCTGCCACTCCAGAACCTACTCAGCAGAACTACGTTTACCAGTGTGATCCCTACACATTGGCCTACTATGGTTATCCTTACAACACCCTCATTGGACCCAACAGGGAATACTTCGTCAAAG GACCCCCAATGATACAGAACAATG tgGCGTTGCAGACTCTGGGTGGGCAGTACCCGGTGTTCAGCGCGGCTCCTGCAGCCAagctgatggaggaggggaaggTGCACACTGTGGAGCACCTTATCAACCCTCTGGCCTTACAACACGCTGAACACACCAATGCTAATGCTGCTGCCACCGTCCTGCCTTCAGTCTCCACCCCTCCACCCTTTCAG GGCCGTCCAATCACTCCCGTCTACGCCATGGCGCACAATGTCCAGCGTATCCCCACGGCCGGCGGCCTTTATGGAGCCGGATACGTCCCCATCGCAAACTATGCCGCCAACACAGCGGCTCTGGCTGCTCTGCAGAAGAATGCAGCGGTGGCGGCTGCAGCGTACGGAGGCTACACGGGCTATGCGGTGCCACAGGCCTTCCCTGCCACGGCCTTCCAGCTGCCCATCCACGATGTCTACCAGACGTATTGA
- the rbm47 gene encoding RNA-binding protein 47 isoform X1: MTAEDPASSSTMSNNSAPSKLSKPSGAPHNSLHGQISIPDGVAGSHNEAALVALMERTGYGMVQENGQRKYGPPPGWNAQSPPRGCEIFVGKIPRDVYEDELVPVFESVGRIYEMRLMMDFDGKNRGYAFVMYTEKHEAKRAVRELNNYEVRPGRLLGVCSSVDNCRLFIGGIPKTKKREEILEEVSKVTEGVLDVIVYASAADKLKNRGFAFVEYESHRAAAMARRKLMPGRIQLWGHQIAVDWAEPEIDVDEDVMETVKILYVRNLMMETSEETIRQVFSQWNPGCVERVKKIRDYAFVHFTSRDDAVVAMDHLNATEVEGSCIEVTLAKPVDKEQYSRQKASKGASATPEPTQQNYVYQCDPYTLAYYGYPYNTLIGPNREYFVKGPPMIQNNAGTVRGRGRAAAGNRTPGPRGSYLGGYSAGRGIYSRYHEGKARQPEKPYELMPSLELAASVNPVGIKPGTMALQTLGGQYPVFSAAPAAKLMEEGKVHTVEHLINPLALQHAEHTNANAAATVLPSVSTPPPFQGRPITPVYAMAHNVQRIPTAGGLYGAGYVPIANYAANTAALAALQKNAAVAAAAYGGYTGYAVPQAFPATAFQLPIHDVYQTY; encoded by the exons ATGACAGCCGAAGATCCTGCTTCTTCCTCAACCATGAGCAATAACTCCGCCCCCTCCAAACTGTCCAAACCCTCTGGTGCACCCCACAACTCTCTTCACGGACAGATTAGCATCCCTGACGGGGTTGCAGGTTCTCATAATGAGGCTGCACTGGTGGCCCTGATGGAGCGCACCGGCTACGGTATGGTCCAGGAAAATGGTCAGCGTAAATATGGCCCTCCACCCGGATGGAACGCTCAATCTCCACCACGaggatgtgaaatctttgtggGCAAGATCCCACGGGACGTTTATGAGGATGAGCTGGTCCCGGTGTTTGAGTCCGTAGGGCGCATCTATGAGATGCGGCTCATGATGGACTTCGATGGGAAGAACCGAGGGTACGCGTTTGTTAtgtacacagaaaaacatgaggCCAAGAGGGCTGTACGTGAGCTCAACAACTATGAAGTGCGGCCCGGGCGGCTCCTGGGAGTCTGCTCATCTGTAGATAACTGCCGTCTTTTCATTGGTGGCATTCCCAAGACCAAAAAACGTGAGGAGATCCTTGAAGAAGTCTCCAAGGTTACAGAAGGGGTTCTAGACGTGATAGTTTATGCCAGTGCAGCAGACAAGCTGAAGAACCGAGGCTTTGCCTTTGTAGAGTACGAGTCGCACCGGGCAGCTGCCATGGCTCGCAGGAAGTTGATGCCTGGACGCATTCAGCTTTGGGGACACCAGATAGCAGTAGACTGGGCTGAGCCAGAGATCGATGTGGACGAAGACGTCATGGAGACAGTAAAGATCCTTTACGTAAGGAATCTTATGATGGAGACCAGTGAGGAGACGATCAGACAG GTGTTCAGCCAGTGGAATCCTGGATGTGTTGAACGTGTGAAGAAGATCCGCGACTACGCCTTTGTCCATTTTACCTCCCGGGACGATGCGGTCGTGGCCATGGATCATCTCAATGCCACAGAGGTGGAAGGATCCTGTATCGAGGTGACACTCGCCAAGCCAGTTGACAAAGAGCAGTACTCCCGCCAGAAGGCCTCCAAGGGGGCCTCTGCCACTCCAGAACCTACTCAGCAGAACTACGTTTACCAGTGTGATCCCTACACATTGGCCTACTATGGTTATCCTTACAACACCCTCATTGGACCCAACAGGGAATACTTCGTCAAAG GACCCCCAATGATACAGAACAATG CAGGTACTGTGCGAGGTCGTGGTCGTGCCGCTGCAGGTAACCGTACCCCTGGACCACGGGGGTCTTACCTGGGGGGTTATTCTGCTGGTCGTGGCATCTACAGCCGCTACCATGAGGGCAAGGCCAGGCAGCCTGAAAAGCCCTATGAGTTGATGCCCAGTCTGGAGCTTGCTGCCTCCGTCAACCCTGTTGGCATCAAACCTGGCACAA tgGCGTTGCAGACTCTGGGTGGGCAGTACCCGGTGTTCAGCGCGGCTCCTGCAGCCAagctgatggaggaggggaaggTGCACACTGTGGAGCACCTTATCAACCCTCTGGCCTTACAACACGCTGAACACACCAATGCTAATGCTGCTGCCACCGTCCTGCCTTCAGTCTCCACCCCTCCACCCTTTCAG GGCCGTCCAATCACTCCCGTCTACGCCATGGCGCACAATGTCCAGCGTATCCCCACGGCCGGCGGCCTTTATGGAGCCGGATACGTCCCCATCGCAAACTATGCCGCCAACACAGCGGCTCTGGCTGCTCTGCAGAAGAATGCAGCGGTGGCGGCTGCAGCGTACGGAGGCTACACGGGCTATGCGGTGCCACAGGCCTTCCCTGCCACGGCCTTCCAGCTGCCCATCCACGATGTCTACCAGACGTATTGA